A part of Silvimonas soli genomic DNA contains:
- a CDS encoding flagellar basal body-associated FliL family protein, with protein sequence MAEAKAPKGKSKLLLFIILGVVLVLVIAGGAAAFLLMHNSSDSADDGSDSSSHQSKAKAEKKKTDHPPIFEKLSQFTVNLNSPDGQTMLQTDIVVEVADAASEEDLKNLLPKVQNEVNKLLRSKTPEDMKAPNSTDKLGNEIRQAINKVLGVHADDQGVLSVNFTTFIVQ encoded by the coding sequence CAAGCTGTTGTTATTTATTATCCTCGGCGTCGTCCTGGTGTTGGTCATCGCTGGCGGCGCTGCCGCTTTCCTGCTGATGCATAACAGCTCGGACAGCGCAGATGATGGTAGTGATTCGTCCTCCCATCAAAGCAAGGCCAAAGCCGAGAAGAAAAAGACTGATCATCCCCCGATTTTCGAAAAGCTGTCGCAGTTCACGGTTAACCTGAACTCGCCTGACGGGCAAACCATGCTGCAAACCGACATTGTGGTTGAAGTTGCGGATGCGGCATCAGAAGAAGACCTGAAAAACTTGCTGCCCAAAGTGCAGAACGAAGTGAACAAGCTCTTGCGCAGCAAAACGCCAGAAGACATGAAGGCACCAAACAGTACCGATAAGCTGGGTAATGAGATTCGCCAGGCCATTAATAAAGTTCTGGGCGTTCATGCCGATGATCAGGGTGTGTTGTCCGTTAATTTCACGACTTTCATCGTGCAATAA
- the fliM gene encoding flagellar motor switch protein FliM: protein MADDILSQEEVDALLRGVTGEEDVVEENLDAGAVRAYDIGRQERIVRGRMPTLEIINERFARNLRIALFNFMRRNAEISVGPVRVQKYSEFIRNLAVPTNLNLIQMKPLRGTGLFIFDPDFVFLVVDNLFGSDGRYHVRVEGRDFTPTEQRIIQRLLDVVFEEYAKAWKPVFECEFSYVRSEMNTQFANIATPTEVIVAYTFKIELGAGGGDFHVCLPYSMIEPIRDVLYSSMQADRIESDNRWLKLLQKQVQNAEVDLVATLGNTEVTLGDILNLKSGDVISLEIPQAIIADVDGVPLLECNYGILNGQYALKVNKILNNADSLMGSGDVERGDAHG, encoded by the coding sequence ATGGCAGACGATATTCTTTCCCAGGAAGAGGTCGACGCGCTTTTGCGTGGGGTGACCGGAGAGGAAGACGTCGTTGAGGAAAACCTCGACGCGGGTGCCGTGCGCGCCTATGACATTGGTCGGCAAGAGCGCATTGTGCGTGGGCGCATGCCTACGCTGGAAATCATCAACGAGCGCTTTGCCCGCAATTTGCGCATTGCCTTGTTTAATTTCATGCGCCGCAATGCTGAAATCAGCGTTGGCCCGGTGCGGGTGCAGAAATACAGCGAGTTCATTCGCAATCTGGCTGTACCCACCAATTTGAACCTGATCCAGATGAAGCCGTTGCGTGGCACCGGCTTGTTTATCTTTGATCCGGACTTCGTATTTCTGGTGGTCGATAATCTGTTTGGCTCAGATGGTCGTTATCACGTGCGGGTGGAAGGGCGAGATTTTACCCCGACCGAACAACGCATTATCCAGCGCTTGCTGGACGTGGTGTTTGAAGAATATGCCAAAGCGTGGAAGCCGGTATTCGAGTGCGAATTCAGCTACGTACGCTCCGAAATGAACACGCAGTTTGCCAATATCGCTACGCCCACCGAAGTGATCGTAGCCTACACATTCAAGATTGAACTCGGCGCTGGCGGTGGTGATTTCCACGTCTGCCTGCCGTATTCCATGATCGAACCGATTCGCGACGTGTTGTACAGCTCCATGCAGGCTGACCGGATCGAATCCGATAATCGCTGGTTGAAACTGCTGCAAAAGCAGGTTCAGAACGCGGAGGTGGATCTGGTGGCTACATTGGGCAATACCGAGGTTACGCTCGGCGATATTCTCAACCTCAAATCGGGCGATGTGATCTCGCTGGAGATCCCGCAAGCCATCATTGCCGACGTGGACGGCGTGCCGTTGCTGGAATGCAACTATGGTATTCTCAACGGCCAGTACGCTTTGAAAGTCAACAAAATACTGAATAACGCCGACTCCTTGATGGGATCGGGCGATGTAGAGCGGGGAGATGCACATGGCTGA
- the fliN gene encoding flagellar motor switch protein FliN, with product MAEDSAPEEALDDWAAAMAEQAEADSQAAAPAADVKSAADIFERFDAVQTTALGTPNNIDMILDIPVALTVELGRTKIAIRSLLQLAQGSVVELDGLAGEPMDVLVNGCLIAQGEVVVVNDKFGIRLTDIITPAERIRRLHK from the coding sequence ATGGCTGAGGATAGCGCGCCCGAAGAGGCGCTGGACGACTGGGCTGCCGCCATGGCCGAGCAGGCCGAAGCAGATAGTCAGGCCGCCGCACCGGCTGCAGACGTAAAAAGCGCAGCCGACATTTTCGAGCGCTTTGACGCCGTCCAGACTACCGCACTAGGTACTCCGAACAATATCGACATGATCCTGGATATCCCGGTTGCGCTGACCGTGGAGCTGGGACGAACCAAGATCGCCATCCGTAGCTTGCTGCAACTGGCGCAAGGCTCGGTGGTGGAGCTTGACGGTCTGGCTGGCGAGCCGATGGATGTGCTGGTCAATGGCTGTCTGATTGCGCAGGGCGAAGTGGTGGTGGTGAACGACAAGTTCGGTATTCGTCTGACCGATATCATCACCCCAGCCGAACGTATTCGCCGCCTGCATAAATAG
- the fliO gene encoding flagellar biosynthetic protein FliO — protein MLLNRITLGAVLTLSAGTILAATSASAVSAAIPAATSASSFGQLAQVVLALVFVLGLIFVSAMLMRRFSLLPGMAAGNRLRVVSGAMVGPKERVVVVELDNTWLVVGVTPHAVNLLHTQAKPDDARAAPVPPQFATRLAEIIARKRPQA, from the coding sequence ATGCTGTTAAACCGCATCACATTGGGTGCCGTCCTTACGCTAAGTGCGGGGACTATTCTCGCCGCAACTTCAGCATCCGCAGTATCCGCAGCTATTCCTGCCGCAACTTCCGCTTCTTCGTTTGGCCAACTGGCGCAGGTCGTGCTCGCGCTGGTGTTTGTCCTCGGCCTGATTTTTGTGTCGGCCATGCTGATGCGCCGGTTTTCCTTGCTGCCCGGCATGGCGGCGGGCAATCGCTTGCGCGTGGTGTCCGGTGCGATGGTTGGCCCCAAAGAGCGTGTGGTGGTGGTCGAACTTGATAACACCTGGTTGGTGGTTGGGGTGACGCCGCACGCAGTAAACCTGCTGCATACCCAAGCCAAACCGGACGATGCCCGCGCCGCACCTGTCCCGCCGCAATTTGCCACTCGCCTGGCAGAAATCATCGCCCGCAAGAGACCACAGGCATGA
- the fliP gene encoding flagellar type III secretion system pore protein FliP (The bacterial flagellar biogenesis protein FliP forms a type III secretion system (T3SS)-type pore required for flagellar assembly.), whose amino-acid sequence MKSVLMKRVAMLAAALLLGGFALTAHAADAGIPFMTATPGNGGTAYSLPIQTLLFLTALTFLPAVLLMMTAFTRIVIVLSLLRQALGTTTTPPNQVIVGLSLFLTFFVMSPVFDKIYTDAYVPYSTQKMQFNDALDKAAVPLKDFMLKQTRQRDLAFFIDISGTQKPNGPEDVTLRVLVPAFVTSELKTAFQIGFMVFIPFLIIDLVVASILMAMGMMMVSPVTISLPFKLMLFVLVDGWTLLMGSLVQSFYTG is encoded by the coding sequence ATGAAGTCCGTATTGATGAAACGTGTAGCCATGCTGGCGGCTGCTTTATTGCTGGGCGGTTTCGCCTTGACCGCCCACGCTGCGGATGCGGGTATTCCGTTCATGACCGCCACGCCGGGCAATGGCGGCACGGCGTATTCGTTGCCGATCCAGACCCTGCTGTTTTTGACTGCGCTGACCTTTTTGCCCGCAGTGCTGCTGATGATGACCGCGTTCACCCGCATCGTGATCGTGTTATCCCTGCTGCGCCAGGCTTTGGGCACGACCACCACGCCGCCCAATCAGGTCATTGTCGGTTTGTCGCTGTTTCTGACCTTTTTTGTGATGTCGCCGGTTTTCGACAAAATCTATACCGACGCCTACGTGCCGTATTCCACTCAGAAAATGCAGTTTAACGATGCGCTGGATAAAGCCGCCGTACCGTTAAAAGACTTCATGCTGAAGCAGACGCGCCAGCGCGATCTCGCCTTCTTCATTGATATCTCTGGTACACAAAAACCCAATGGCCCGGAAGACGTCACGCTGCGCGTGCTGGTGCCAGCGTTTGTGACCAGTGAACTCAAAACGGCCTTCCAGATCGGCTTTATGGTGTTTATCCCGTTCCTGATTATCGACTTGGTGGTGGCCAGTATCCTGATGGCAATGGGGATGATGATGGTGTCGCCAGTTACCATCTCTTTGCCCTTCAAACTGATGTTGTTTGTGCTGGTGGATGGCTGGACCTTGCTGATGGGGTCATTGGTGCAGAGCTTCTATACTGGATAG
- the fliQ gene encoding flagellar biosynthesis protein FliQ, producing MSPETVVTLIQRAMEVLVLLAGPILLAVLAVGLIVSIFQAATQINEATLSFIPKLLIAFLVFVLAGPWMISVITDYTTRLFQSIPQLIG from the coding sequence ATGAGTCCCGAAACCGTCGTAACCCTGATCCAGCGGGCCATGGAAGTGCTGGTGCTGTTGGCCGGGCCGATTCTGCTGGCGGTGCTGGCGGTGGGCTTGATCGTGTCGATTTTTCAGGCCGCCACCCAGATTAACGAAGCCACCTTGTCGTTTATCCCCAAGCTGCTGATCGCCTTTCTGGTGTTTGTGCTGGCCGGCCCGTGGATGATCAGCGTGATTACCGACTACACCACGCGGCTGTTCCAAAGCATTCCGCAGTTGATTGGTTAA
- the fliR gene encoding flagellar biosynthetic protein FliR, whose product MNSWLALLFWPFLRILGVFLADPFFSSAAINSTVRVAFALLLTILIAPVLPAMPDVPVFSAPGVLIGINQLLVGWMIGMSMRLVFTAVELAGNLSGLQMGLGFASFYDPQSAANVPVVAQFLSAATILLFLSMNGHLIVLRALVDSFSQFPPTAQPLAAGALKMLVDHGSVIFSTGLQLAMPIIAALLITNLAIGVMTRAAPQLNVFAIGFPITLAIGAVSLYMVVPYLPQFVSAMISEYTRFINALMLQLAPPR is encoded by the coding sequence ATGAACAGCTGGCTCGCGCTATTGTTCTGGCCATTTCTGCGGATACTCGGTGTGTTCCTGGCCGATCCGTTTTTCTCCAGTGCTGCCATTAACTCCACCGTACGTGTGGCCTTTGCGCTGCTGCTCACCATCCTGATCGCGCCCGTTCTCCCGGCCATGCCAGACGTGCCGGTATTCTCGGCACCGGGTGTGCTGATCGGCATCAATCAGCTGCTGGTGGGCTGGATGATCGGCATGAGCATGCGGCTGGTTTTTACGGCGGTGGAGCTTGCGGGCAATCTTTCCGGTTTGCAGATGGGCCTGGGTTTTGCCTCGTTTTACGACCCGCAGAGTGCCGCGAATGTGCCGGTGGTGGCGCAATTCTTGAGCGCCGCAACGATCTTGCTGTTTCTAAGCATGAACGGACATTTGATCGTGTTGCGTGCACTGGTCGACAGCTTCAGCCAGTTTCCGCCCACTGCGCAGCCATTGGCGGCTGGCGCGCTCAAAATGCTGGTTGATCACGGCAGTGTTATCTTCAGCACCGGCCTGCAACTGGCCATGCCGATTATCGCAGCCTTGCTGATCACCAATCTGGCGATTGGCGTAATGACCCGCGCCGCGCCGCAACTGAATGTCTTTGCGATCGGCTTCCCGATTACGCTGGCGATTGGCGCCGTCTCTTTATATATGGTGGTGCCGTATTTGCCGCAATTTGTCAGCGCAATGATTAGCGAATACACCCGCTTTATCAATGCCTTGATGCTGCAACTGGCGCCGCCGCGCTAA
- a CDS encoding pseudouridine synthase — protein MSRIAPVPHRNGVAPSFVILPEQGRWPDMRSFLLARFPHLPQDVLFARLANGEIVDDHGRPVAGSDPYCSGGRLWYYREVPDEEPIPFEASVLYRDDYILVADKPHFLATIPSGRRLRETLLARLRTQLDLPDLTPVHRLDRETAGLVLFCLHPPSRGAYQSLFEARSVFKVYEAVAPWRADLLLPRTHISRLEQGDKFFTSQEVAGEPNSETRISVIERAGELALYRLEPHTGKKHQLRAHMSALGLPILNDPWYPIVQADQDDDFAKPLQLLARSLAFVDPLSGVMREFHSELQLQWPRSPE, from the coding sequence ATGTCGCGTATCGCCCCGGTACCGCATCGCAATGGCGTGGCGCCCAGTTTTGTGATCCTGCCTGAGCAAGGCCGCTGGCCAGATATGCGCAGCTTTCTGCTCGCGCGTTTTCCACATTTACCGCAAGACGTATTGTTTGCCCGCCTGGCCAATGGCGAAATCGTCGATGACCACGGCCGCCCCGTCGCCGGCTCCGACCCATATTGTTCTGGTGGTCGTCTATGGTATTACCGGGAAGTGCCCGATGAGGAGCCAATTCCTTTCGAGGCCAGCGTGCTCTATCGCGACGACTACATTCTGGTGGCGGACAAACCCCATTTTCTGGCCACCATTCCATCCGGTCGGCGGCTTCGCGAAACGTTGTTGGCCCGCTTGCGCACGCAGCTGGATTTACCGGACCTCACCCCCGTGCATAGGCTGGACCGCGAAACTGCCGGGTTAGTGTTGTTTTGCCTGCATCCGCCCAGCCGTGGCGCCTACCAGTCTTTGTTTGAAGCGCGTTCCGTATTCAAAGTCTACGAAGCGGTGGCGCCCTGGCGTGCCGATCTGCTGCTGCCGCGCACGCACATCAGCCGCCTGGAGCAAGGCGACAAGTTCTTTACCTCGCAAGAAGTGGCGGGGGAGCCCAACTCGGAAACCCGCATTTCAGTGATCGAGCGGGCAGGGGAGCTTGCTCTATATCGGCTGGAGCCACACACCGGCAAAAAACACCAGCTACGCGCGCATATGTCCGCGCTGGGCCTGCCGATTCTGAATGACCCGTGGTATCCGATTGTGCAAGCGGATCAGGACGACGACTTCGCCAAACCACTGCAACTGCTGGCACGTTCGCTGGCCTTTGTGGACCCGCTGAGCGGCGTCATGCGCGAGTTTCACAGTGAGTTGCAGCTGCAATGGCCGCGCTCACCTGAATAA
- a CDS encoding TonB-dependent receptor yields the protein MIGATYAASAFADDADSSSTTSSAAANRVEVTGTYLRGIKQQGANPVTVIKTEDLTKQGIVNVEQAVAAIAANTSAITAATSVGTDNGGAAFADLRGLGEQYTLVLLDGRRMANQASNGLAVDLNAIPLATIDHIDVYKGGASATYGTDAIAGVINFVTKKSVQGATIEARILDPQHPGGMTKEVSVTGGKGSLVDDGFNIYGSFTASKTDEIKTTDRDFATNRLNPQGVSGNTFPANFVPLDRTGNPLIDPNSAVDPTTGNQSPYGTLNTTAPNCQPPVLVGNGTGKACREQTPLFYGIQPEVEQYTVTGKASKQINEDNLVALQYIGTQTTTKTRVAPTPLLTYTNDFFNLPSTSPYFSLANAPAGTDSLELHARSIPAGDRLDEVVSTTQRIMATADGMIGDWAYAGGLAYSQNQVRHYLTGGYVDGSKLQDAFNDGTLNPFGDSAAGAWDSVALNGKIEEDKYATTLADFHVNKDIFALPAGNVQFAAGVEARHESLDANFSTLAAAALSTGLESAQNTSGSRNSQAIFAQMDIPVTEKFNAGLAVRDDYFSDFGNTLNPEVKFTYQPIEQLKFRGNASSGFRAPSLYNIYQPNQQTNTAGQYDDPVLCKGGVLQPGGNQGRDCAAQQQLLIGGSNNLKPEKSNSASFGFVVEPIKAVTASVDYFWTNIHDTIGTLSETAIFADPDKYADRFVRDPSTQKLLYVIDTTQNLGNTMISGVDLSATIRLPKTDIGNFAISYDGTYLTKFDYQHEKDGQYFHGIGQFSDYNNAPIFRYKQDLNLNWNKGNFSGLLGSTYQTGYQDMYEGNRVASYILWNLSGTYVYQKNLSITFGIKNLFDKEPPYSNQDYTFQQGYDPRFFDSVGRAYYLQASYKM from the coding sequence ATGATCGGTGCAACGTATGCAGCATCTGCCTTCGCAGATGATGCAGATTCATCCTCAACAACCTCCTCCGCTGCGGCAAACCGTGTTGAAGTAACCGGTACGTATCTTCGTGGTATCAAGCAGCAAGGTGCCAACCCTGTTACCGTCATCAAGACGGAAGACCTGACCAAGCAAGGTATCGTCAACGTCGAACAAGCCGTTGCCGCTATCGCTGCCAATACCTCGGCTATTACTGCAGCGACCTCTGTCGGCACCGACAATGGTGGTGCTGCGTTCGCCGACTTGCGCGGCTTGGGCGAGCAATACACTCTGGTTCTGCTGGATGGCCGTCGTATGGCTAACCAGGCCAGTAACGGCCTGGCGGTTGACCTGAACGCTATTCCGCTGGCAACAATTGATCACATCGACGTATATAAGGGCGGCGCATCAGCCACCTACGGTACCGATGCGATTGCCGGCGTTATCAACTTCGTGACCAAGAAGTCTGTTCAAGGCGCGACGATTGAAGCCCGTATCCTGGATCCACAACATCCAGGTGGCATGACCAAAGAAGTGAGCGTGACCGGCGGCAAGGGCAGCCTGGTAGACGATGGCTTCAATATCTATGGCTCCTTCACGGCGTCCAAGACAGACGAAATCAAGACGACTGATCGCGATTTCGCGACCAACCGCCTGAACCCGCAGGGTGTGAGCGGCAATACTTTCCCGGCCAACTTTGTGCCGCTGGACAGGACCGGCAATCCACTGATCGATCCGAATTCAGCGGTTGATCCGACCACCGGCAACCAATCGCCGTATGGCACGCTGAATACGACTGCGCCGAATTGCCAACCGCCAGTCTTGGTGGGTAACGGTACTGGCAAGGCTTGTCGCGAACAGACTCCGCTGTTTTACGGTATCCAGCCTGAAGTTGAGCAGTACACCGTGACGGGTAAGGCTTCGAAGCAGATCAACGAAGACAATCTGGTGGCCTTGCAGTACATCGGTACGCAAACCACCACCAAGACTCGTGTTGCTCCGACACCGCTGCTGACCTACACCAACGACTTCTTCAATCTGCCGAGCACCTCGCCGTACTTCTCGCTGGCCAATGCACCCGCCGGTACGGACTCGCTAGAACTGCACGCTCGCTCCATTCCGGCTGGCGATCGTCTGGATGAAGTTGTGTCCACGACCCAGCGGATCATGGCAACCGCTGATGGCATGATTGGTGACTGGGCATATGCTGGTGGTCTGGCGTATTCGCAAAACCAGGTTCGCCACTACCTGACCGGTGGTTACGTTGACGGTAGCAAGTTACAAGACGCATTTAACGACGGCACCCTGAACCCGTTCGGCGACTCCGCTGCCGGTGCTTGGGATAGCGTTGCATTGAATGGCAAGATCGAAGAAGACAAGTACGCCACCACGTTGGCCGACTTCCATGTCAATAAAGACATCTTCGCTCTGCCGGCAGGTAACGTGCAGTTCGCGGCAGGTGTTGAAGCCCGACATGAAAGCCTTGACGCGAACTTCAGCACTTTGGCTGCTGCTGCTTTGAGTACCGGCCTTGAGTCGGCCCAGAACACATCCGGCAGCCGTAACTCGCAAGCTATTTTTGCGCAGATGGATATTCCTGTTACTGAAAAGTTCAATGCCGGTCTTGCCGTGCGTGATGACTACTTCAGTGATTTTGGTAATACCCTTAATCCGGAAGTGAAGTTCACTTATCAGCCGATCGAACAGCTGAAGTTCCGCGGTAACGCCAGCTCCGGTTTCCGCGCTCCGTCGCTGTACAACATTTATCAGCCGAATCAGCAAACCAACACTGCCGGTCAGTATGACGACCCGGTCTTGTGCAAGGGCGGCGTTCTGCAACCTGGTGGCAATCAGGGTCGTGATTGCGCCGCGCAGCAGCAACTGTTGATCGGTGGCAGCAATAACCTGAAGCCGGAAAAATCCAATTCCGCCAGCTTCGGTTTTGTAGTTGAGCCAATCAAGGCTGTGACTGCATCGGTGGACTACTTCTGGACCAACATTCACGACACCATCGGTACCCTGTCCGAAACCGCTATTTTTGCTGATCCAGACAAGTACGCAGACCGTTTCGTTCGTGATCCGTCCACTCAAAAGCTGTTGTACGTGATCGATACCACCCAGAACTTGGGTAACACCATGATCTCCGGTGTCGACTTGTCGGCAACGATCCGTCTGCCCAAGACCGATATAGGTAACTTCGCGATCAGTTACGACGGTACCTACCTGACCAAGTTTGATTATCAGCACGAGAAAGATGGTCAGTACTTCCACGGCATTGGTCAGTTCTCGGACTACAACAACGCGCCGATCTTCCGTTACAAGCAAGACCTGAACCTGAACTGGAACAAGGGTAACTTTAGCGGCCTGTTGGGTTCGACCTATCAGACTGGCTATCAGGATATGTATGAAGGCAATCGTGTAGCTTCGTACATCCTGTGGAACCTGTCCGGCACTTACGTGTACCAAAAGAACCTGTCGATCACGTTCGGTATCAAGAACCTGTTTGATAAAGAACCACCGTACTCCAACCAGGATTACACCTTCCAGCAAGGTTACGATCCACGCTTCTTCGACTCGGTTGGTCGTGCGTACTACCTGCAAGCTTCTTACAAGATGTAA
- a CDS encoding MotA/TolQ/ExbB proton channel family protein, producing MTKHFSSFIKSFAAVTGLMAVSAVASAAEAGSNPYGIDALWNQGDVVARTVLIILLIMSAATWYVGIVKLLEQRRLLKHGRSLLEAHGVELQQKAVAENDDVLFTAVATAGIEAAKEHKGELANRVDLNTWVAMAISDSMDSAGHHMQSGLSVVATIGSTAPFVGLFGTVWGIYHALTAIGIAGQASIDKVAGPVGEALIMTAIGLAVAVPAVLGYNWLVRRNKLVLDMIRVVAGRLHASLLASPAK from the coding sequence ATGACTAAGCACTTCTCCTCCTTCATCAAATCCTTTGCTGCTGTGACCGGCCTGATGGCTGTCTCGGCAGTGGCCAGCGCCGCTGAAGCCGGCAGCAACCCGTACGGCATCGACGCACTGTGGAACCAGGGCGACGTAGTAGCCCGCACCGTGCTGATCATTTTGCTGATCATGTCCGCGGCCACCTGGTACGTGGGTATCGTCAAGCTGCTGGAACAGCGCCGCCTGCTCAAGCATGGCCGTTCGCTGCTGGAAGCCCACGGCGTTGAGCTGCAACAAAAGGCTGTGGCCGAGAACGACGACGTGCTGTTTACCGCCGTTGCGACTGCCGGTATCGAAGCCGCCAAAGAACACAAGGGTGAACTGGCCAACCGTGTTGACCTGAACACCTGGGTTGCCATGGCGATTTCCGATTCCATGGATTCCGCAGGTCACCACATGCAATCGGGTCTGTCCGTTGTGGCAACCATCGGTTCTACCGCGCCGTTCGTGGGTCTGTTCGGTACGGTGTGGGGTATCTACCACGCGCTGACCGCCATCGGTATTGCTGGTCAGGCTTCCATCGACAAGGTGGCCGGTCCGGTGGGTGAAGCGCTGATCATGACCGCGATTGGTCTGGCAGTGGCTGTGCCTGCGGTGCTGGGTTACAACTGGCTGGTTCGTCGCAACAAGCTGGTGCTGGACATGATTCGTGTGGTGGCTGGCCGCCTGCACGCAAGCCTGCTCGCTTCGCCTGCCAAGTAA
- a CDS encoding ExbD/TolR family protein has protein sequence MARYRRPSHGGASGDEDQVMSAINTTPLVDVMLVLLIIFLITIPVVTQSVNVKLPTETNIPTQTKPENIVLAVDNKNVTYWNQKPVSDEELLARLEKAAVKEPQPEVHIRGDINARYGPLGRIVLAVQRAGIVKIAFITEPQPNN, from the coding sequence ATGGCGCGTTATCGTAGACCCAGTCACGGTGGCGCCTCTGGTGATGAAGATCAGGTGATGTCCGCCATCAACACCACGCCGTTGGTCGACGTGATGCTGGTGTTGCTGATCATCTTCCTGATCACCATCCCGGTGGTGACCCAGTCCGTCAATGTGAAGCTGCCGACGGAAACCAACATTCCGACGCAGACCAAACCGGAAAACATCGTTCTGGCGGTAGATAACAAAAACGTTACCTACTGGAACCAGAAACCCGTCAGCGATGAAGAATTGCTGGCCCGACTCGAAAAGGCCGCAGTGAAAGAACCGCAGCCTGAAGTACACATTCGGGGCGACATCAATGCACGTTATGGTCCCTTGGGCCGCATCGTGCTGGCCGTACAACGTGCCGGTATCGTCAAGATTGCGTTCATTACCGAGCCGCAGCCAAACAATTGA
- a CDS encoding ExbD/TolR family protein has protein sequence MGMQVGSSGDDELMMEINTTPLIDVMLVLLIMLIITIPIQTHAIKLDMPTNNNQPQNDKKPVVVQLDILPNNEIHWDGELVNGRAALEQKLTSIANQNPQPEFHIRPDKDASYAPVAEVLAESQRLGVKKIGIVGGEQFLQ, from the coding sequence ATGGGCATGCAAGTAGGCTCGTCCGGTGATGACGAACTGATGATGGAAATCAACACCACGCCGTTGATCGACGTGATGCTGGTTCTGTTGATCATGCTGATCATTACCATCCCAATCCAGACGCATGCCATCAAGCTGGACATGCCAACCAACAATAACCAGCCGCAGAACGACAAGAAGCCGGTCGTGGTGCAACTGGATATCCTGCCGAACAATGAGATCCATTGGGATGGCGAGTTGGTGAATGGCCGCGCTGCGCTGGAACAAAAACTGACCTCGATTGCGAATCAAAACCCGCAGCCGGAATTCCATATCCGCCCTGACAAAGATGCATCGTATGCACCGGTCGCTGAAGTACTGGCCGAGTCGCAACGTCTGGGCGTGAAGAAGATCGGCATCGTGGGTGGCGAGCAGTTCCTGCAGTAA